A region from the candidate division WOR-1 bacterium RIFOXYB2_FULL_36_35 genome encodes:
- a CDS encoding phenylalanine--tRNA ligase subunit beta, whose protein sequence is MKVPIEWLKDFVNINIKADELASLLTMAGLETSVSAGNFLEVDILPNRGDCQSVLGVSREVCAVTGAKSKTSKTKIKEIKEKISSYLRVDVRDKKLCPRYMARVIKNVKIKESPQWLKERLESCGIRSINNVVDVTNYILLGYGQPMHAFDADKLQSLSGSFKQIIVRRASDCEPFKTLDGGEHKLTRDMLVIADLERIVAIAGVMGGKNTEVSDSTTTIVLESAYFNPLSISKTSKETKLRTESSARFEKAVDWNMVGRALDLGAQLIAELGNGDVLSGIIDIAEKRSAPKILDLRFSRLEQLLGIKIFPEVAVKILRRLGFKIIKKDNKKLKVEVPSFRISDIEREIDLIEEISRINGYDKILTTMPTFIKKSLGDDTLDKVSYIKEILAGSGLYEVQTFSIVDPNNADGSALKISNPMTSEASVMRTDIISGLLKVISHNIRHQINDIRIYEVGKIFMPGTPHQEKDIIAGAITFPKSSYFDVKGIVENLLYEFVDCFYVSSVNNNLLHPNESGEIKDIGWFGLLHPEVSKKWNFRQDIFVFQLDLTALFLAKKEKRYSKLPRFPKVERDLAMFVSSNSSHQKIVDLIKKFGGEFLEEVELFDIYKNSRAYRLSFRDKNSTLTDDIVNEKFNTIQKALEEHLGVEIRR, encoded by the coding sequence ATGAAAGTTCCTATAGAGTGGTTAAAAGATTTTGTCAATATAAACATAAAAGCAGATGAGCTTGCTTCTTTACTTACTATGGCGGGACTTGAGACCTCTGTTTCTGCCGGCAATTTTCTTGAGGTTGATATTTTGCCGAATAGGGGAGATTGCCAATCTGTTTTAGGTGTTAGCCGTGAAGTTTGTGCTGTAACAGGAGCAAAATCAAAAACCTCAAAAACAAAGATTAAAGAGATAAAAGAGAAAATTTCATCATATCTTAGAGTTGATGTAAGAGATAAAAAACTTTGTCCGCGCTACATGGCCAGGGTCATCAAAAATGTAAAAATAAAAGAGTCTCCTCAATGGCTTAAAGAGAGGCTTGAATCTTGTGGAATAAGATCGATTAACAATGTTGTCGATGTTACAAATTATATTCTTTTAGGGTATGGTCAACCTATGCATGCTTTTGACGCAGACAAACTGCAAAGTTTGAGTGGAAGCTTTAAACAGATAATTGTTCGAAGGGCTTCTGATTGCGAACCATTTAAGACTTTAGATGGAGGAGAACATAAACTTACAAGAGATATGCTTGTCATTGCAGATTTAGAGAGAATTGTTGCTATTGCTGGCGTTATGGGTGGGAAAAATACAGAAGTTTCTGATTCTACAACGACGATTGTCTTGGAATCAGCTTATTTTAACCCTCTTTCGATAAGCAAAACTTCAAAAGAGACCAAATTAAGAACCGAATCTTCGGCCCGCTTTGAAAAAGCAGTTGATTGGAACATGGTTGGACGGGCTTTGGATCTTGGAGCTCAATTAATTGCGGAGTTGGGGAATGGAGATGTTTTGTCTGGAATAATTGATATAGCAGAAAAAAGAAGCGCTCCCAAAATATTGGATCTTAGATTTTCTAGACTAGAACAATTATTGGGAATTAAAATTTTCCCGGAAGTTGCCGTAAAGATTTTAAGGAGATTGGGATTTAAAATTATTAAAAAAGATAATAAAAAATTAAAAGTGGAAGTTCCAAGCTTCAGGATTTCGGATATTGAAAGAGAAATTGATCTAATAGAAGAAATCTCGCGTATAAATGGGTATGATAAAATTTTAACTACGATGCCTACCTTTATTAAAAAATCTTTAGGTGATGATACTTTGGATAAGGTATCTTACATAAAAGAGATTTTGGCAGGATCAGGCTTATATGAGGTTCAAACTTTTAGCATAGTAGATCCAAACAACGCTGATGGTTCAGCTTTAAAGATATCAAACCCAATGACATCCGAAGCATCTGTTATGAGAACCGATATTATTTCCGGACTCTTGAAAGTTATTTCTCATAATATAAGGCATCAGATTAATGATATAAGGATTTATGAAGTCGGGAAAATTTTTATGCCTGGAACTCCTCATCAAGAAAAAGATATTATAGCGGGCGCTATAACTTTTCCTAAATCATCTTATTTTGATGTTAAGGGGATTGTTGAAAACTTGCTTTATGAGTTTGTAGATTGTTTTTATGTTTCATCAGTTAACAATAACCTCCTTCACCCAAATGAGTCCGGCGAAATTAAAGATATCGGATGGTTTGGCTTGTTGCATCCTGAAGTTTCTAAAAAATGGAATTTTAGACAGGATATTTTTGTTTTTCAATTAGACCTGACGGCGTTGTTTTTGGCAAAAAAAGAAAAAAGGTATTCCAAATTACCTAGGTTTCCTAAAGTTGAGAGAGATTTGGCCATGTTTGTTTCATCAAATTCTTCTCATCAAAAGATAGTTGACCTCATTAAAAAATTTGGGGGTGAGTTTTTGGAGGAAGTGGAATTGTTTGATATTTACAAAAACAGCAGAGCCTATAGACTATCTTTTAGAGATAAAAACTCAACATTGACAGATGACATTGTGAATGAAAAATTTAATACTATTCAAAAAGCTTTGGAAGAGCATTTGGGCGTGGAGATAAGGAGGTAG
- a CDS encoding phenylalanine--tRNA ligase subunit alpha, which translates to MLSGKIEEIKLQADSDLDSVKSLQDLESIRIKYLGKKGLLTEILKSLKTVDPSDRPAFGQSLNLTKREIETKIEEKKVQFEGQILAHNLSEKTMDITLPGKRIPRGKRHPITVVVDELVKIFRRLGFDIALGPDIETEYYNFEALNIPKYHPSRDMWATFWLENGLLLRTHTSPVQIRIMEKQKPPFAFVVPGRVYRRDDDITHSSVFHQLEGLMVDTNITFGDLKGVLTAFLHAVFGKNKKVRFRPSYFPFTEPSAEVDVECTSCGGKGCRICKETGWIEILGSGMVDPNVFGYVDIDPEKYSGFAFGLGIERIAMLKHGIDDIRLFYENDLRFLKQF; encoded by the coding sequence TTGCTATCTGGTAAAATAGAAGAGATTAAATTACAAGCTGATAGTGATCTTGATAGTGTAAAATCGTTACAAGATCTTGAGTCAATTCGCATTAAATACCTTGGGAAAAAAGGGCTTTTAACAGAGATATTAAAATCTTTAAAGACTGTAGATCCTTCGGATCGGCCTGCTTTTGGTCAATCTTTGAATCTTACCAAAAGAGAGATTGAAACAAAAATAGAGGAAAAAAAGGTTCAATTTGAAGGACAGATCTTGGCTCACAACCTGTCTGAAAAGACAATGGATATAACTCTTCCCGGGAAGAGAATTCCTCGCGGAAAGAGACATCCTATCACTGTTGTAGTAGATGAGCTTGTAAAAATTTTTAGGCGATTAGGATTTGATATTGCTTTAGGTCCGGATATTGAAACGGAATATTATAATTTTGAAGCGTTAAACATCCCAAAATATCACCCTTCACGTGATATGTGGGCTACGTTTTGGCTTGAAAATGGACTTTTGCTTAGGACTCATACCTCTCCTGTTCAGATTCGTATAATGGAGAAACAAAAACCTCCTTTTGCTTTTGTTGTTCCGGGTCGAGTTTACAGAAGAGATGATGATATTACTCATTCATCAGTTTTTCATCAGTTGGAAGGGCTTATGGTTGATACTAATATCACTTTTGGCGATTTAAAAGGTGTTTTAACCGCGTTTTTGCATGCTGTTTTTGGCAAAAACAAAAAGGTAAGATTCAGGCCAAGTTATTTTCCTTTTACAGAACCATCGGCGGAAGTTGATGTTGAATGTACTTCCTGTGGCGGTAAAGGATGTAGAATTTGCAAAGAGACCGGCTGGATTGAAATCTTGGGATCAGGGATGGTTGATCCAAATGTATTTGGTTACGTCGATATCGATCCCGAAAAATATTCAGGGTTTGCTTTTGGTTTGGGGATTGAGCGTATCGCTATGCTTAAACATGGGATTGATGATATTCGGCTTTTTTATGAAAATGATTTGAGGTTTTTAAAACAGTTTTGA
- a CDS encoding glycosyl transferase produces the protein MKIAIVHDYLHQFGGAERVVAVLHEMFPDAPIFTSIYNSKNFPEEFQSMEIRTSFMQKLPFIFKNFRAYFMFYPFAFESFDLRDFDLIISSSSAYAKGVRKRKDATHVCYCYNPMRFVWRYKDYMKKEDLSLLVKLILPFFLYPLKLWDLFTSKRVNYFIAISKEIKERIKSIYKRDSDIIYPPVNVDEFRVSYEDGDYFLIVSRLAAYKNIDLAVKAFSELKLPLKIVGAGPALANLKKIAGDNIFFLGKVSEKELKRLYLGCRALVFPGEEDFGIVPLEAAASGRPTIAYAAGGALETIIKDKTGVFFYEQTINALIEAVKCFEKMKFDKKQLREHSEKFSKEIFKKNMRRFLYENKIL, from the coding sequence ATGAAAATCGCTATAGTGCATGATTATTTGCATCAATTTGGCGGGGCGGAACGGGTAGTTGCTGTATTGCATGAGATGTTTCCTGATGCTCCAATTTTTACTTCTATTTATAACTCTAAAAATTTTCCTGAAGAATTTCAATCTATGGAGATCAGAACATCTTTTATGCAAAAGCTCCCTTTTATTTTTAAGAATTTTAGAGCATATTTTATGTTTTATCCTTTTGCCTTTGAAAGTTTTGATCTTCGTGATTTTGATCTTATTATTTCTTCAAGTTCTGCTTATGCAAAAGGGGTGAGAAAACGTAAAGATGCGACACACGTTTGTTACTGTTATAACCCTATGCGCTTTGTTTGGCGATATAAAGATTATATGAAAAAAGAAGACCTATCTTTATTAGTTAAGCTTATTCTCCCTTTTTTCCTTTATCCTTTAAAGCTATGGGATTTGTTTACTTCCAAAAGAGTTAATTATTTTATTGCTATATCAAAAGAAATTAAAGAACGTATAAAGTCGATATACAAAAGAGATTCTGATATAATATATCCACCTGTAAATGTTGATGAATTTAGGGTGTCTTATGAAGATGGGGATTATTTCTTAATAGTTTCACGTTTGGCAGCATACAAAAATATAGATTTGGCCGTGAAAGCTTTTTCTGAATTAAAATTACCTTTAAAAATTGTTGGAGCAGGCCCTGCTTTAGCGAATTTAAAAAAGATAGCTGGGGATAATATCTTTTTTCTTGGAAAAGTATCAGAAAAAGAGCTTAAGCGACTTTATTTAGGGTGCAGGGCGCTTGTTTTTCCGGGGGAAGAGGATTTTGGGATAGTTCCGCTTGAGGCTGCGGCTTCAGGACGACCAACAATAGCTTATGCGGCCGGCGGAGCGCTAGAGACTATAATAAAAGATAAGACAGGTGTCTTTTTTTATGAACAAACCATAAATGCTTTGATAGAAGCGGTTAAATGTTTCGAAAAGATGAAGTTTGATAAAAAACAATTAAGAGAACATTCTGAAAAGTTTAGTAAAGAGATATTTAAAAAAAATATGAGGAGATTTTTATATGAAAATAAAATACTTTGA
- a CDS encoding dTDP-4-dehydrorhamnose reductase, producing the protein MKIAIIGADGQLGSDLCKIIDKREQIPLTISDIDITNIFVCDTVVKKIRPDIIINTAAYHRVDDCEDNDLEAYKVNSHGVKNLALACKGIKALLVHISTDYVFDGDKGSPYIEDDIPNPKTAYGISKLAGEQFIRYLCDKYFIVRTSGLYGAAGCLGKGGGNFVENMIKRFRNGESLSIVDDETITPTYTRNLAENINKLIRTEYYGLYHVTNNGECTWWEYANKIFEILGVGVNIKKTNSKNYEAKAQRPKYSVLQNKRLKEIGLDCMPSWEKGLQEYLVEKGHVKNIK; encoded by the coding sequence TTGAAGATAGCAATTATTGGCGCGGACGGGCAATTAGGTTCAGATTTATGCAAAATTATAGATAAGAGGGAACAAATTCCGCTTACTATTTCTGACATTGACATCACAAACATATTTGTTTGTGATACAGTAGTAAAAAAAATACGGCCTGATATTATTATTAATACCGCGGCCTATCATCGTGTGGATGATTGCGAAGATAATGATCTTGAGGCATATAAAGTTAATTCCCACGGAGTTAAAAATTTAGCCTTGGCGTGTAAAGGCATAAAAGCTCTTCTTGTTCATATTTCTACGGATTATGTTTTTGATGGTGACAAAGGTTCCCCTTATATTGAGGATGATATTCCAAACCCAAAAACAGCTTATGGCATTTCTAAGTTAGCAGGAGAACAATTTATAAGATATTTGTGTGATAAATATTTTATTGTAAGGACTTCTGGTTTGTATGGCGCTGCGGGATGTTTGGGAAAGGGGGGGGGGAATTTTGTGGAAAACATGATAAAAAGATTTAGAAATGGGGAGAGTTTAAGTATTGTTGACGATGAGACAATTACGCCTACTTATACCCGTAATTTAGCTGAGAATATAAATAAATTAATTAGAACGGAATATTACGGATTGTATCATGTTACCAATAACGGTGAATGTACTTGGTGGGAGTATGCAAATAAGATTTTTGAGATTTTGGGGGTGGGGGTAAATATAAAAAAAACTAATTCTAAAAATTATGAAGCTAAAGCTCAAAGACCTAAATATTCTGTTTTGCAAAATAAGAGATTAAAAGAAATAGGTTTGGATTGTATGCCAAGCTGGGAAAAAGGGTTACAAGAATATCTGGTTGAAAAAGGGCATGTGAAAAATATTAAATAA
- a CDS encoding dolichol monophosphate mannose synthase translates to MKLISVVTHSYNEEENIEEVYKRVKKVFEGLTQYSYEHIFIDNDSKDKTVSILKKIAQEDKRVKIIVNSRNFGWIRSPYHAILQAKGDAVTNIASDLQDPPEMIADFLKKWEEGYKIVVGVKKESKESFLMFGIRNLFYDIIEKLSEIKQIKNFFGFGLYDKKIVDVLRTIKDPYPYFRGLICEIGFEVAKIEYAQPKREKGRAKNNFYNLYDVAMLGITSYSKVPLRLATMLGFFVSTMSIFVAFGYLIYKLIFWNNFDVGIAPLVIGLFFFSSVQLFFIGIIGEYIGSIHTQVLKRPLVIEEERINF, encoded by the coding sequence ATGAAATTAATTAGTGTTGTTACTCATTCTTATAATGAAGAGGAAAATATTGAAGAGGTGTATAAGCGGGTTAAAAAAGTTTTTGAGGGCCTTACACAATATTCCTATGAACATATTTTTATCGATAACGATTCAAAAGATAAAACGGTTAGTATCTTAAAAAAAATAGCGCAGGAAGATAAAAGAGTTAAGATTATAGTTAACAGCAGGAACTTTGGATGGATTCGGTCTCCTTATCATGCTATTTTGCAGGCAAAAGGGGATGCTGTTACCAATATAGCTTCGGATTTGCAGGATCCTCCTGAGATGATAGCGGATTTTTTAAAAAAATGGGAAGAGGGGTATAAAATTGTTGTGGGGGTGAAAAAGGAGAGTAAGGAATCTTTTTTGATGTTTGGCATTAGAAATCTTTTTTATGACATCATAGAAAAACTTTCAGAGATTAAACAAATTAAAAACTTTTTTGGCTTTGGATTATACGATAAAAAAATCGTGGATGTGCTAAGAACGATAAAAGATCCTTATCCGTATTTTAGAGGCCTTATTTGTGAAATTGGGTTTGAGGTTGCAAAAATAGAATATGCTCAGCCTAAAAGAGAAAAGGGGAGGGCAAAAAATAATTTTTATAATCTGTATGATGTTGCAATGCTTGGCATTACCAGTTACTCAAAAGTTCCGTTAAGATTAGCTACGATGCTTGGTTTTTTTGTTTCAACTATGAGTATTTTTGTGGCTTTTGGTTACTTGATCTATAAACTTATCTTCTGGAATAATTTTGATGTTGGTATTGCTCCTTTGGTAATAGGCCTGTTTTTCTTTTCGTCTGTCCAACTGTTTTTTATAGGTATAATAGGTGAATATATAGGTTCTATTCATACCCAGGTTTTAAAAAGGCCTCTTGTTATTGAAGAAGAGCGTATCAATTTTTAA
- a CDS encoding CDP-glucose 4,6-dehydratase encodes MVNKIFWKNKRVFVTGHTGFKGSWLCLMLSYLGAKVTGYALKPPTKPNLFELCSIDNLITSVIDDVRNGRELKKSMLKAAPDVVIHMAAQPLVRASYKDPVETYTTNVIGTVNLLEAARSCKSIKAVINVTTDKCYQNREKKTGYKEDEVLGGHDPYSSSKACSEIVTSAYRDSFFGSIGIATARAGNVIGGGDWAKDRLIPDFFRAILFKRKLLIRNPNSIRPWQHVLEPLSGYLILAQKLVENSKKYSEAWNFGPDKKDIKSVKWILDYLYTRLGEGDGFEIDSNDHPHETTCLILDSTKARTRLNWDPKWTLKTALDKIIDWLNCYLQKQDVKAICFNQIEEYLGK; translated from the coding sequence TTGGTCAATAAAATATTCTGGAAAAATAAGAGAGTTTTTGTTACTGGTCATACCGGATTTAAAGGTTCATGGCTATGTTTAATGCTTTCTTATTTAGGCGCTAAGGTTACGGGGTATGCGCTTAAACCTCCGACAAAACCTAATTTGTTTGAGCTTTGTAGTATTGATAATTTAATAACTTCTGTAATTGATGATGTTAGGAATGGTAGGGAACTTAAAAAGTCGATGTTAAAAGCTGCTCCTGATGTGGTAATCCATATGGCAGCGCAGCCTTTAGTGCGAGCATCATATAAAGATCCTGTTGAAACTTATACTACCAATGTTATAGGAACAGTTAACCTTTTGGAAGCTGCAAGAAGTTGTAAAAGCATAAAGGCTGTTATAAATGTTACGACAGATAAGTGTTATCAAAATAGGGAGAAGAAAACAGGATATAAAGAAGATGAGGTTTTGGGTGGGCATGATCCTTACTCCAGCAGCAAAGCCTGTTCGGAGATTGTAACATCTGCTTACAGAGATTCTTTTTTTGGGTCTATTGGAATCGCAACTGCAAGAGCCGGGAATGTTATAGGGGGTGGGGACTGGGCGAAAGATAGGTTGATTCCCGATTTTTTCAGGGCTATTCTGTTTAAGAGAAAGCTTCTTATTAGAAATCCGAATTCGATAAGACCTTGGCAACACGTTTTAGAGCCATTGAGCGGTTATCTTATATTGGCTCAAAAACTTGTTGAAAACAGCAAAAAATATTCAGAAGCATGGAATTTCGGGCCGGACAAGAAAGACATCAAATCTGTTAAGTGGATTTTAGATTACTTGTATACGCGATTGGGAGAAGGAGATGGATTTGAAATTGATTCAAATGATCATCCCCATGAAACGACTTGTTTGATCTTGGATTCAACAAAAGCAAGAACAAGATTAAACTGGGATCCGAAATGGACATTGAAAACTGCTCTTGATAAAATCATTGATTGGCTAAACTGTTATCTGCAAAAACAGGATGTAAAAGCAATCTGTTTTAATCAGATAGAAGAATATCTTGGAAAATAA